The sequence CTCGCGGTTCTGCGCCTTGCGCTCCGCGCGCCGCCCGACCGCGTGCGCTGCCAGAAGTTGACTCACCCGTCAGGTTCTATCCGCCGGGGCGGATGGGGTCAAGGAACCGTCAGGACGACCTTGCCGAGCTTGCCGCCGGCGGCGAAGCGCTCATAGGCGTCCGCGACGCGCTCGAGCGGGAAGGCCTCGGCCACCGGCACCGAGACGGCGCCCGCGGCGACCAGCGGCAGCACGTGGCGCTCCACCGCGCGCATCGCGGCGGCCTTCTCCTCCAGGGGGCGCGCGCGCAGAGTGGAGCCCATCACGCGGCCGCGGGCGCCCATGAGCGCGCCGAGGTTGAGCTCGGCCTTGGCGCCGGCCCCGATGCCGATGACCACGATCCGGCCGCCCGGCGCCAGCGACTTCACGTCGGCTCCCAGGTTGGGGGCGCCCACGAGCTCGAGCACCACGTCGAACGGGCCATGCTCCTCGAAGCCCTCCGGCGCGATGGCCTCGGCGCCCAGCTCTGCCACATGCGGCCGCAGCTCCTCGTTGCGCACGGTGGCGGTCACGCGGGCGCCGCAGGCGCGGCCCAGCTGCGCGGCGGCCGTGCCCACACCACCGGCCGCCCCGTGCACGAGCAGCCGCTCCCCCGGCCGCAGGCCGGCCTGGGTGAAGAGCGCGTCGTGCGCGGTGACGAACACCTCGGGAAAGCCGCCCGCCTCCGGCCAGCCGAGGTCGTCCGGGACCGGCATCGCGGCCCGCTCGTGGAGCAGGCACAGCTCCGCCTGGCCGCCGCCGCCCACGATGGCCATCACGCGCTCGCCCTCCTCGAAACGGCTGGTCCCCGGCCCGAGCGCGGCCACCTCGCCCGCGAGCTCCAGGCCCGGGATGTCCTGCGGAGAGCCGGGCGGGGCCGGGTAGAAGCCCTTGCGCTGCAGCATGTCCGCGCCGTTCAGGCCGGCGGCCCGGACCCGCACCAGCAG is a genomic window of Thermoleophilaceae bacterium containing:
- a CDS encoding zinc-binding dehydrogenase, whose protein sequence is MKAATIVDGELEVREHPDPEPGSGELLVRVRAAGLNGADMLQRKGFYPAPPGSPQDIPGLELAGEVAALGPGTSRFEEGERVMAIVGGGGQAELCLLHERAAMPVPDDLGWPEAGGFPEVFVTAHDALFTQAGLRPGERLLVHGAAGGVGTAAAQLGRACGARVTATVRNEELRPHVAELGAEAIAPEGFEEHGPFDVVLELVGAPNLGADVKSLAPGGRIVVIGIGAGAKAELNLGALMGARGRVMGSTLRARPLEEKAAAMRAVERHVLPLVAAGAVSVPVAEAFPLERVADAYERFAAGGKLGKVVLTVP